Proteins encoded by one window of Cupriavidus sp. EM10:
- a CDS encoding NADH-quinone oxidoreductase subunit M codes for MVLSLAIWLPIFFGLLVLMFGSDNSKCFVRWMALFGAIASFVVTLPLVFHFDTSTAAMQFVEQANWIERFNIAYHLGVDGISMWFVVLTSFITVIVVISAWEVITERVAEYMAAFLILSGLMVGVFCALDGMLFYVFFEATLIPMYIIIGVWGGPNRVYAAFKFFLYTLLGSLLTLVALLYLYNKTGTFDILTWHQAKLSFEEQIAIFVAFFMAFAVKVPMWPVHTWLPDAHVEAPTGGSVVLAAIMLKLGAYGFLRFSLPIAPDASHYMAPFIITISLVAVIYIGLVALVQADMKKLVAYSSIAHMGFVTLGFFIFNDLGVEGGIIQMISHGFVSGAMFLGIGVLYDRVHSRQIADYGGVVNVMPKFAAFSVFFAMANCGLPATSGFVGEFMVILASVKFNFWIGLLAATALILGAAYSLWMVKRVIFGDIVHQHVRELVDLNKREFLMFGLLAILTLYMGLYPKPFTDVMHASVVNLLSHVAQSKL; via the coding sequence ATGGTTCTGTCTCTCGCAATCTGGCTGCCTATCTTCTTCGGCCTGCTGGTATTGATGTTCGGCTCCGACAACAGCAAGTGCTTCGTGCGCTGGATGGCGCTGTTCGGCGCCATCGCCAGCTTCGTCGTCACGCTGCCGCTGGTCTTCCACTTCGACACCTCCACGGCTGCCATGCAGTTCGTCGAGCAGGCGAACTGGATCGAGCGCTTCAACATCGCCTATCACCTGGGCGTCGACGGCATCTCGATGTGGTTCGTGGTGCTGACCTCGTTCATCACCGTGATCGTCGTGATCTCGGCCTGGGAGGTGATCACCGAGCGCGTGGCCGAGTACATGGCCGCGTTCCTGATCCTGTCGGGCCTGATGGTCGGCGTGTTCTGCGCGCTGGACGGCATGCTGTTCTACGTGTTCTTCGAAGCCACGCTGATCCCGATGTACATCATCATCGGCGTCTGGGGCGGCCCGAACCGCGTGTACGCTGCGTTCAAGTTCTTCCTCTACACGCTGCTGGGCTCGCTGCTGACGCTGGTTGCCCTGCTGTACCTGTACAACAAGACCGGTACCTTCGACATCCTGACCTGGCACCAGGCCAAGCTGTCGTTCGAAGAGCAGATCGCGATCTTCGTGGCGTTTTTCATGGCCTTCGCCGTGAAGGTACCGATGTGGCCGGTGCACACCTGGCTGCCGGATGCCCACGTGGAAGCGCCGACCGGTGGTTCCGTGGTGCTGGCCGCGATCATGCTGAAGCTGGGTGCCTATGGTTTCCTGCGGTTCTCGCTGCCGATCGCGCCGGACGCCAGCCACTACATGGCACCGTTCATCATCACGATCTCGCTGGTTGCGGTGATCTACATCGGCCTGGTGGCGCTGGTGCAGGCCGACATGAAGAAGCTGGTGGCTTATTCGTCGATCGCCCACATGGGCTTCGTGACGCTGGGCTTTTTCATCTTCAACGACCTGGGCGTCGAGGGCGGCATCATCCAGATGATCTCGCACGGCTTCGTGTCGGGCGCCATGTTCCTTGGCATCGGCGTGCTGTACGACCGCGTGCATTCGCGCCAGATCGCCGACTACGGCGGTGTGGTGAACGTGATGCCGAAGTTCGCCGCGTTCTCGGTGTTCTTTGCGATGGCCAACTGCGGCCTGCCGGCTACCTCGGGTTTCGTCGGCGAGTTCATGGTCATCCTGGCATCGGTCAAGTTCAACTTCTGGATCGGCCTGCTGGCTGCCACGGCCCTGATCCTGGGCGCGGCGTACTCGCTGTGGATGGTCAAGCGCGTTATCTTTGGTGACATCGTGCATCAGCACGTGCGCGAGCTGGTTGACCTGAACAAGCGCGAATTCCTGATGTTCGGCCTGCTGGCCATCCTGACGCTGTACATGGGCCTGTACCCGAAACCCTTCACCGATGTGATGCACGCGTCGGTGGTGAACCTGCTGTCCCACGTGGCACAGTCCAAGCTGTAA
- the nuoN gene encoding NADH-quinone oxidoreductase subunit NuoN, with translation MQSSSSLAPVAPIIFLAVAIAAINWIDLARGKGRTSVAYPLALLTTLVLTFWFALDAANGDTHYVFANLVVVDPMANVLSAFCSLGMFLTLVYTRTYLSNRDMFAGEFYMLALFTLGGQLVMITGNNFLTLYLGLELLSLSSYALVALRRDARVTSESAIKYFVLGALASGFLLYGMSMMYGATGSLNLGEVFRVVESGRVNTTMLAFGVVFIVAGVSFKLGAAPFHMWIPDIYQGSPTAVTLLIAAGPKVAAFALIMRLLVEGLLPLAGDWQMMLVVLSVVSLLIGNLTAIVQTNLKRMLAYSTISHMGFILLGMLSGVVANKADGAANAYSSSMFYSITYMLTTLGTFGLILIRTRKGFEAETLEDLKGMSRRHPWFAFLMLVMMFSMAGIPPTVGFYAKLAVLSAVVKAGMSWLAIVAVVFSLIGAFYYLRIVKLMYFDAPAGEEPLEASVGVRSVLSLNGLAVILLGIFPAALMNLCYQAIRATLAS, from the coding sequence ATGCAATCGTCCTCTAGCCTGGCCCCGGTGGCGCCAATCATTTTCCTGGCGGTCGCCATCGCGGCGATCAACTGGATCGACCTAGCGCGCGGCAAAGGCCGCACCAGCGTGGCATACCCGCTGGCACTGCTGACGACGCTGGTGCTGACCTTCTGGTTTGCGCTGGACGCAGCCAACGGCGACACGCACTACGTGTTCGCCAACCTGGTGGTGGTGGATCCGATGGCCAACGTGCTGTCGGCCTTCTGCTCGCTGGGCATGTTCCTGACGCTGGTCTACACGCGCACCTACCTGAGCAATCGCGACATGTTCGCGGGCGAGTTCTACATGCTCGCGCTGTTCACGCTTGGCGGCCAGCTCGTGATGATCACCGGCAACAACTTCCTGACCCTGTACCTTGGCCTGGAACTGCTGTCGCTGTCGTCGTACGCGCTGGTGGCACTGCGCCGCGACGCGCGCGTGACGTCGGAATCGGCCATCAAGTACTTCGTGCTGGGTGCGCTGGCCTCGGGCTTCCTGCTCTACGGCATGTCGATGATGTACGGCGCCACGGGTTCGCTGAACCTGGGCGAAGTCTTCCGCGTGGTGGAGTCGGGTCGCGTCAACACGACGATGCTGGCCTTCGGCGTGGTGTTCATCGTCGCCGGCGTGTCGTTCAAGCTTGGCGCCGCTCCGTTCCACATGTGGATTCCGGACATCTACCAGGGCTCGCCGACCGCGGTGACGCTGCTGATTGCTGCTGGCCCGAAGGTTGCCGCGTTCGCGCTGATCATGCGCCTGCTGGTGGAAGGCCTGCTGCCGCTGGCCGGTGACTGGCAGATGATGCTGGTGGTGCTGTCGGTGGTCTCGCTGCTGATCGGCAACCTGACCGCGATCGTGCAGACGAACCTGAAGCGGATGCTGGCGTACTCGACCATCTCGCACATGGGCTTCATCCTGCTGGGCATGCTGTCGGGCGTGGTGGCGAACAAGGCGGATGGCGCGGCCAATGCGTACAGCTCGTCGATGTTCTACTCGATCACGTACATGCTGACCACGCTCGGCACGTTCGGCCTGATCCTGATCCGCACGCGCAAGGGTTTCGAAGCCGAGACGCTGGAAGACCTGAAGGGCATGTCGCGCCGCCATCCGTGGTTCGCGTTCCTGATGCTGGTGATGATGTTCTCGATGGCTGGCATTCCGCCGACCGTGGGCTTCTACGCCAAGCTGGCCGTGCTCTCGGCGGTGGTCAAGGCCGGCATGAGCTGGCTGGCCATTGTGGCCGTGGTGTTCTCGCTGATCGGCGCGTTCTACTACCTGCGCATCGTCAAGCTGATGTACTTCGATGCCCCGGCAGGCGAAGAGCCGCTGGAAGCGTCGGTGGGCGTGCGCTCGGTGCTGAGCCTGAACGGCCTGGCCGTGATCCTGCTGGGTATCTTCCCGGCAGCGCTGATGAACCTGTGCTACCAGGCCATCCGCGCCACGCTGGCGTCGTAA
- a CDS encoding DUF2818 family protein — protein sequence MSSSAGGWFVILLALVCANLPFVNQRLFGAVGLKWARKPLWLRAVELFVWYVVAGVAGFAVEAGLGNAFPQGWQFYAITACMMLVFAFPGFTWQYLVKHRTA from the coding sequence ATGAGTTCCTCGGCGGGCGGTTGGTTTGTCATCCTGCTGGCACTGGTTTGTGCCAACCTGCCGTTCGTCAACCAGCGCCTGTTTGGCGCAGTGGGCCTGAAGTGGGCCCGCAAGCCCCTCTGGCTGCGGGCCGTGGAACTGTTCGTCTGGTACGTGGTGGCCGGTGTTGCCGGCTTTGCGGTGGAAGCGGGCCTTGGCAACGCATTCCCGCAGGGCTGGCAGTTCTATGCCATTACGGCCTGCATGATGCTGGTGTTTGCCTTCCCGGGCTTCACCTGGCAATACCTGGTCAAACATCGCACGGCCTGA
- a CDS encoding NUDIX domain-containing protein, with the protein MTDKTHPASSSSSEVSDDHLRETPVASATIHRGKFLTLKQDIVRLPDGKQTGREYVLHPGAVMMIPLFDDGTVLMERQFRYPVGEVMLEFPAGKLDPEEGALVCGQRELLEETGYTATRWDYLTRIHPVISYSTEFLDLFLARDLTAGESKLDDGEFLETFITPVGQVIDWVRQGKITDVKTIIGAFWLEKIVSGAWQPGEQTEPPFPSMRATG; encoded by the coding sequence ATGACCGACAAGACTCACCCCGCTTCCTCCTCGTCCTCCGAAGTCTCGGACGACCATCTCCGCGAAACGCCGGTTGCATCGGCCACCATTCACCGCGGTAAATTCCTCACGCTCAAGCAAGACATCGTGCGACTGCCCGACGGCAAGCAGACCGGGCGCGAGTACGTGTTGCATCCCGGTGCGGTGATGATGATCCCGCTGTTCGACGATGGCACTGTGCTGATGGAGCGCCAGTTCCGGTACCCGGTGGGCGAAGTCATGCTCGAATTCCCGGCGGGCAAGCTTGATCCGGAGGAGGGCGCGCTCGTATGCGGGCAACGCGAGCTGCTGGAGGAAACGGGCTATACGGCCACGCGCTGGGACTACCTGACGCGCATCCATCCGGTGATTTCCTATTCGACCGAGTTCCTCGACCTGTTCCTGGCACGCGACCTGACGGCCGGCGAGTCGAAACTCGATGACGGCGAGTTCCTGGAAACCTTCATCACGCCCGTGGGCCAGGTGATCGACTGGGTCCGGCAGGGCAAGATCACCGACGTGAAGACGATCATCGGCGCATTCTGGCTGGAGAAGATCGTCTCGGGCGCCTGGCAGCCGGGCGAGCAGACCGAGCCGCCGTTCCCGAGCATGCGGGCCACCGGCTGA
- a CDS encoding triacylglycerol lipase, whose protein sequence is MLFRLISGLVSSATAALTLLLPAPALASASDYASTQNPIILVHGGLGTSQYLSLADYFYGIPDDLRNNGAEVYVVQLSAVNGEGPDRRGGQLVQWMQDFMVVNGPTRFNLIGHSMGGLSSRYAATVLPNNVVSVTTIGTPHKGMELFDFSGEQPLAVQVTLSLVFNLIGYAIDLTSGQPLPQDALAAQEQLSTAGSAAYNAMYPSAGLPANCSAPTGEADVRNGQTQLLYSWMGNAAGTNVLDPSDLVFIPVGALIESRGGGSHDGFVSVCSARFGKELGIYPWNHFDEVNQILGLRGLWSADPVAVIRQHANRLKLAGL, encoded by the coding sequence ATGCTATTCAGGTTAATTTCCGGACTTGTTTCGTCTGCCACCGCTGCGCTGACCTTGCTGCTGCCGGCGCCGGCACTCGCATCGGCGTCAGATTATGCGAGTACCCAGAATCCCATCATCCTAGTCCATGGGGGACTGGGTACCTCGCAATATCTCAGTCTTGCCGATTACTTCTACGGCATTCCGGACGATCTCAGGAACAATGGCGCCGAGGTCTACGTGGTGCAGCTCAGCGCCGTGAACGGCGAGGGGCCTGACAGGCGCGGCGGCCAGCTAGTGCAGTGGATGCAGGACTTCATGGTGGTAAATGGTCCGACCCGGTTCAACCTGATCGGGCACAGCATGGGCGGCCTGAGTTCGCGTTATGCGGCCACGGTGCTGCCCAACAACGTGGTGTCCGTGACGACGATCGGTACGCCGCACAAGGGCATGGAGCTGTTCGATTTTTCGGGCGAGCAGCCACTGGCAGTCCAGGTGACGCTCAGCCTGGTATTCAACCTGATCGGATATGCAATCGACCTGACCTCCGGCCAGCCCTTGCCGCAGGACGCACTGGCCGCGCAGGAGCAGCTCTCGACCGCGGGGTCGGCGGCCTATAACGCGATGTACCCCAGTGCAGGGCTTCCCGCGAATTGCAGTGCGCCCACCGGCGAAGCGGATGTCCGAAATGGCCAGACGCAGTTGCTGTATTCATGGATGGGCAATGCGGCGGGCACGAACGTCCTCGATCCATCGGATCTGGTCTTTATCCCGGTCGGCGCGCTCATCGAGTCGCGCGGTGGCGGCAGCCACGACGGCTTCGTGTCGGTGTGCAGCGCCCGATTCGGCAAGGAGCTTGGCATATACCCGTGGAACCATTTCGATGAGGTGAACCAGATTCTCGGCCTGCGCGGCCTGTGGTCTGCCGACCCGGTCGCGGTCATTCGGCAGCATGCCAATCGCCTGAAACTCGCCGGCCTGTGA
- a CDS encoding lipase secretion chaperone produces MAVVSALVVTAILAFRQADEATPGNPLRPGHRDVGVPARIEAGGVAGGDDETAHRDTDVPDGLEADSKGRLIVTRQTRNLFEYFLASLPKADRQRQIARLNDHIIRTLTPAAPLARDEALDLARRFVSYMDAHDAMLKSYGFTSHPAMVTTADLPRIAGFLRKRSDMRREYLRYEVARIWYGDEEDREQRTLAALQTGESAQAEATSVPRAQALTQQFQALRAQGASPDALREFLRANVGEEAVRRFDLQRSADALWAGKYDSYRADAAAVTGHGGLDAAEVRRQLEAIRKQHFPSAADAARAAMQDANPAAPSLAAQGR; encoded by the coding sequence ATGGCGGTGGTGTCGGCTCTCGTCGTCACCGCCATCCTGGCCTTCCGGCAAGCCGACGAGGCGACGCCCGGCAATCCCCTGCGGCCCGGCCATCGCGATGTTGGCGTTCCGGCACGGATAGAAGCGGGAGGCGTTGCAGGCGGTGACGATGAAACGGCTCACCGGGATACCGATGTGCCGGACGGCCTGGAAGCCGATTCGAAAGGACGTCTGATCGTCACGCGGCAAACGCGGAACCTGTTCGAGTATTTTCTTGCCAGCCTCCCCAAGGCGGATCGCCAGCGACAGATTGCTCGCCTGAACGATCACATCATCAGGACATTGACGCCCGCCGCGCCGCTGGCGCGCGACGAGGCGTTGGACCTGGCAAGGCGATTCGTGTCCTATATGGATGCTCACGACGCCATGCTGAAGTCGTACGGCTTCACTTCCCATCCCGCCATGGTGACGACCGCCGACCTGCCGCGTATTGCCGGGTTCTTGCGCAAGCGGTCCGACATGCGGCGGGAGTATCTGAGGTACGAGGTCGCCCGCATCTGGTATGGAGACGAGGAGGACCGCGAGCAGCGGACCCTGGCCGCGCTTCAGACCGGCGAAAGTGCACAGGCGGAAGCGACTTCGGTACCACGCGCGCAGGCGCTGACGCAGCAGTTCCAGGCCCTGCGTGCGCAGGGGGCCAGCCCCGACGCCTTGCGCGAGTTCCTGCGCGCCAACGTCGGGGAAGAGGCCGTGCGGCGGTTCGACCTGCAACGAAGCGCCGATGCGCTCTGGGCAGGCAAGTACGACAGCTACCGGGCCGATGCGGCCGCTGTCACCGGTCATGGCGGCCTGGATGCGGCCGAGGTCCGGCGGCAACTGGAAGCCATCCGCAAGCAGCACTTTCCGAGCGCAGCCGATGCGGCACGCGCCGCGATGCAGGACGCCAATCCTGCCGCCCCATCCCTGGCAGCACAAGGCAGATAG
- a CDS encoding DUF1178 family protein, translated as MKVLDLRCAHDHRFEGWFASAEDAQSQISRDLVQCPVCGDHAVSRLPSAPRLNLSGATAKPAPTPARDGEPGGAPAQQMMQALQAHYLKAVRQVLAQTEDVGDRFVEEARRMHYEEAPERGIRGSATAEDVQALAEEGIDTFPLIVPDALKQTAH; from the coding sequence ATGAAGGTGCTCGACCTGCGCTGTGCGCATGACCATCGTTTCGAGGGCTGGTTTGCCTCGGCGGAAGATGCGCAATCGCAGATTTCACGCGACCTCGTCCAATGCCCGGTCTGTGGCGACCACGCGGTCAGCCGCCTGCCCAGCGCACCGCGCCTGAATCTTTCGGGTGCGACCGCGAAGCCGGCGCCGACCCCGGCCCGCGACGGCGAACCGGGTGGTGCACCAGCGCAGCAGATGATGCAGGCGCTGCAGGCGCACTACCTGAAGGCCGTGCGGCAGGTGCTGGCGCAGACCGAGGACGTGGGAGACCGCTTCGTGGAGGAAGCGCGGCGCATGCATTACGAGGAGGCGCCCGAACGCGGCATTCGCGGTTCGGCCACCGCCGAGGACGTGCAGGCGCTGGCTGAAGAGGGCATCGACACCTTTCCGCTCATCGTGCCGGACGCATTGAAGCAGACGGCCCACTGA
- a CDS encoding acyl-CoA dehydrogenase family protein codes for MDLNYSAADNAFRQEVRSWLEANLPAEISEKVLNHRRPNRDDLVRWHKILAGKGWSVPHWPVEFGGTGWNATQRHIWDEENARVGAPGVLPFGVAMVAPVIMKYGNAEQKSYYLPRILDCTDWWCQGYSEPGSGSDLASLKTRAELTSDGKHYIVNGQKTWTTLGQHADMIFCLVRTDPEAKKQEGISFLLIDMKTPGITVRPIIMLDEEHEVNEVFFDNVKVPVENRVGEENRGWTYAKYLLGHERTGIARVGNSKRELGFLKRVARQQQKNGKPLLADPVFGAKVAALEIELMALEITVLRVVSSEAAGKGPGPEASMLKIKGTEIQQMLTELMVEAVGPYAQPFDTAYLECEHEHAVTGYDDAAPLAAYYFNYRKTSIYGGSNEIQKNIISQMILGL; via the coding sequence ATGGATCTCAACTACTCGGCGGCGGACAACGCCTTCCGTCAGGAAGTGCGCAGCTGGCTCGAAGCCAACCTGCCGGCGGAAATCAGCGAAAAGGTGCTCAACCACCGCCGCCCCAACCGCGACGATCTGGTGCGCTGGCACAAGATCCTGGCCGGCAAGGGCTGGTCGGTGCCGCATTGGCCGGTGGAGTTTGGCGGTACGGGCTGGAACGCCACGCAACGCCATATCTGGGACGAGGAAAATGCCCGCGTCGGCGCGCCCGGGGTGCTCCCGTTCGGCGTGGCCATGGTGGCGCCGGTGATCATGAAGTACGGCAATGCCGAGCAGAAGTCGTACTACCTGCCGCGTATCCTCGATTGCACCGACTGGTGGTGCCAGGGCTATTCGGAGCCGGGTTCGGGTTCCGACCTCGCGTCGCTGAAGACGCGTGCCGAGCTGACCTCGGACGGCAAGCACTACATCGTGAACGGCCAGAAGACCTGGACCACGCTGGGCCAGCACGCCGACATGATCTTCTGCCTGGTCCGCACCGATCCCGAAGCCAAGAAGCAGGAAGGCATCTCGTTCCTGCTGATCGACATGAAGACGCCGGGCATCACCGTGCGCCCGATCATCATGCTCGACGAAGAGCACGAGGTGAACGAGGTCTTCTTCGACAACGTGAAGGTGCCGGTCGAAAACCGCGTGGGCGAAGAGAACCGCGGCTGGACCTACGCCAAGTACCTGCTGGGCCACGAGCGTACCGGCATCGCCCGCGTGGGCAATTCCAAGCGTGAACTGGGCTTCCTGAAGCGCGTGGCGCGTCAGCAGCAGAAGAACGGCAAGCCGCTGCTGGCGGATCCGGTGTTCGGCGCCAAGGTCGCCGCGCTGGAAATCGAGCTGATGGCGCTGGAAATCACGGTGTTGCGCGTGGTGTCGAGCGAAGCCGCCGGCAAGGGCCCCGGCCCGGAAGCGTCGATGCTCAAGATCAAGGGCACCGAGATCCAGCAGATGCTGACCGAGCTGATGGTGGAGGCCGTGGGCCCGTACGCCCAACCGTTCGACACCGCCTATCTCGAGTGCGAGCACGAGCACGCCGTCACGGGCTACGACGATGCCGCCCCGCTGGCCGCGTACTACTTCAACTACCGCAAGACGTCGATCTACGGTGGTTCCAACGAAATTCAAAAGAACATCATCAGCCAGATGATTCTGGGGCTGTGA
- a CDS encoding acyl-CoA dehydrogenase family protein has protein sequence MNFNLSDEQKQLADAIRRFVEKSYDFESRKKNIKTDAGYGEQAWGALVELGLTALPVPEAQGGFSGTAVDMMVVQEQLGRGLVVEPYFATVVAAHALKLAGGQEALLEQVAGGEVKLATAFNEPQARYELNDVTVTAKGGKLNGRKVVTIHGAQADKLVVSARTGGAQSDRDGISLFLVDTKGAGVSVKDYRTIDNLRAADVTFADAPATLLGAEGKGWDVIESTADYAAVLLCAEAVGVMDTLNAATLEYAKTRQQFGVPIARFQALQHRMVEMFIHAEQSRSITLLAAARFEEATPEERRRYVSAAKARVGQAARSVGQEAVQIHGGMGVTDELPAAHMFKRLTLINTTFGDVDHHLGRFASQASFQEAA, from the coding sequence ATGAACTTCAATCTCAGCGACGAACAGAAGCAACTGGCTGACGCGATCCGCCGTTTTGTCGAGAAGAGCTACGACTTCGAATCGCGCAAGAAGAACATCAAGACCGACGCCGGCTACGGCGAGCAGGCCTGGGGCGCCCTGGTCGAACTGGGCCTGACCGCGCTGCCGGTGCCGGAAGCGCAGGGCGGTTTCTCGGGCACGGCCGTCGACATGATGGTGGTTCAGGAGCAACTGGGCCGTGGCCTGGTGGTCGAGCCGTACTTCGCCACCGTGGTGGCCGCGCACGCGCTGAAGCTGGCTGGCGGCCAGGAAGCGCTGCTGGAACAGGTGGCTGGCGGCGAAGTGAAGCTGGCCACGGCATTCAACGAGCCGCAGGCGCGTTACGAGCTGAACGACGTCACGGTCACGGCCAAGGGCGGCAAGCTGAACGGCCGCAAGGTCGTGACGATTCACGGCGCCCAGGCCGACAAGCTGGTGGTGTCGGCCCGCACGGGCGGTGCCCAGTCGGATCGCGACGGCATCTCGCTGTTCCTGGTGGACACGAAGGGTGCTGGCGTCAGCGTCAAGGACTACCGCACGATCGACAACCTGCGCGCCGCCGACGTGACGTTTGCCGATGCGCCGGCCACGCTGCTGGGCGCCGAAGGCAAGGGCTGGGACGTGATCGAATCCACGGCCGACTACGCCGCCGTGCTGCTGTGCGCCGAGGCCGTGGGCGTGATGGACACGCTGAACGCCGCCACGCTCGAGTACGCCAAGACGCGCCAGCAGTTTGGCGTGCCCATCGCCCGTTTCCAGGCGCTGCAGCACCGCATGGTGGAGATGTTCATCCACGCCGAGCAGTCGCGCTCGATCACGCTGCTGGCCGCTGCCCGCTTCGAGGAAGCCACGCCGGAAGAGCGCCGCCGCTATGTGTCCGCCGCCAAGGCGCGCGTGGGCCAGGCCGCCCGCTCGGTTGGCCAGGAGGCCGTGCAGATCCACGGCGGCATGGGCGTGACCGACGAATTGCCGGCCGCGCACATGTTCAAGCGGCTGACACTGATCAATACGACGTTTGGCGACGTGGACCATCACCTGGGACGCTTTGCCAGCCAGGCAAGCTTCCAGGAAGCCGCCTGA
- a CDS encoding MaoC family dehydratase, with protein sequence MMYFEDYVVGSEIPLGSYHVTEEEILAFARQYDPQPFHIDKTAAESSIYGGLISSGWMTCGIMMRLLVQSMGDRSTSMGSPGVDEVRWIKPVYAGDTLTAVLKIVEKRPSSSKPDRGVVMTQWVGSNQKGEVVCTVKGMGMYKRRPA encoded by the coding sequence ATGATGTATTTCGAAGACTATGTCGTCGGCAGCGAGATCCCGCTCGGCAGCTACCACGTGACCGAGGAAGAGATCCTGGCGTTCGCGCGTCAGTACGACCCCCAGCCGTTCCACATCGACAAGACTGCCGCCGAAAGCAGCATCTACGGCGGCCTGATTTCAAGCGGCTGGATGACCTGCGGCATCATGATGCGGCTGCTGGTACAGTCGATGGGTGACCGCTCGACCAGCATGGGATCGCCGGGCGTGGACGAGGTGCGCTGGATCAAGCCGGTTTATGCCGGCGACACCCTGACGGCCGTGCTGAAGATCGTGGAAAAGCGTCCGTCGAGCTCCAAGCCCGATCGCGGCGTGGTCATGACCCAGTGGGTCGGCTCGAACCAGAAGGGCGAGGTGGTCTGCACGGTCAAGGGCATGGGCATGTACAAGCGCCGCCCGGCCTGA
- a CDS encoding MaoC family dehydratase codes for MRTIASLEELESLQGQEVAVSDWSEITQQQVNLFAEATGDHQWIHVDVERAKRESPFGAPVAHGFLTLSLLPQFMHNAIHMEGVKMGVNYGLNRVRFTSPVPVGSKLRARVKLLKVERLDPMPNGLIGAQSTWEVTVEREGSDRPVCVAESISRRYS; via the coding sequence ATGCGCACCATTGCATCGCTGGAAGAGCTGGAGTCCCTCCAGGGCCAGGAAGTGGCCGTCAGCGACTGGTCCGAGATCACGCAGCAGCAGGTGAACCTGTTTGCCGAGGCCACGGGCGACCACCAGTGGATCCACGTCGACGTCGAGCGCGCCAAACGCGAGTCGCCGTTCGGTGCCCCGGTGGCCCATGGTTTCCTGACGTTGTCGTTGCTGCCCCAGTTCATGCATAACGCGATCCATATGGAAGGTGTGAAGATGGGCGTCAACTACGGGCTGAACCGCGTGCGGTTTACCTCGCCGGTGCCGGTCGGCAGCAAGCTGCGCGCGCGCGTGAAGCTGCTCAAGGTCGAGCGGCTTGACCCGATGCCGAACGGCCTGATCGGCGCGCAGTCGACGTGGGAAGTCACCGTCGAGCGCGAGGGCAGCGATCGTCCGGTCTGCGTGGCAGAATCGATCAGCCGGCGCTACTCGTAA
- the cyoA gene encoding ubiquinol oxidase subunit II has product MNTSTMPRLMRYLPCLGLLLLAGCDFALMNPKGQVGVDIKGIILIATWLMLLVVVPVIVLIVVFAWKYRASNTSATYDPDWSHSTKIEVVVWLIPCLIIIALGIITWKSSHDLDPYKPLESNVKPVQVEAVAMNWKWLFIYPELKIATVNQLALPVNTPVNFKITSDSIMNSFFIPQLGSQVYAMAGMETKLHLIANEAGTYDGMSANYSGGGFSGMKFKTIAMSNFEFDKWVEQVRASSKQLAAEDYKVLAKPSEADPVTYFGKVEDGLFTGILHQYMGHDGRAMAREGFDGGPVCTSRNTLGEERVSMTTPAKPAVGAQI; this is encoded by the coding sequence ATGAACACATCAACAATGCCGCGCCTGATGCGGTACCTGCCTTGCCTTGGCCTGCTCCTGCTGGCTGGCTGCGACTTCGCGCTGATGAACCCGAAAGGGCAAGTCGGCGTGGATATCAAGGGCATCATCCTGATTGCCACCTGGCTGATGCTGCTGGTGGTGGTGCCCGTGATCGTCCTGATCGTCGTGTTCGCGTGGAAGTATCGCGCCAGCAACACGTCGGCCACCTATGACCCCGACTGGTCGCACTCGACCAAGATCGAAGTGGTGGTCTGGCTGATTCCCTGCCTGATCATCATCGCGCTGGGCATCATCACCTGGAAGTCGTCGCACGACCTCGATCCCTACAAGCCGCTTGAATCGAACGTCAAGCCGGTGCAGGTCGAGGCCGTGGCAATGAACTGGAAATGGCTGTTCATCTATCCGGAACTGAAGATCGCCACGGTCAACCAGCTGGCGCTGCCGGTGAACACGCCGGTGAACTTCAAGATCACGTCGGATTCGATCATGAATTCGTTCTTCATCCCCCAACTGGGCAGCCAGGTGTACGCCATGGCCGGGATGGAGACCAAGCTGCACCTCATCGCCAATGAAGCCGGCACGTACGACGGCATGTCCGCCAACTACAGCGGCGGCGGCTTCTCGGGCATGAAGTTCAAGACCATCGCCATGTCGAACTTCGAGTTCGACAAGTGGGTGGAACAGGTGCGCGCGTCCAGCAAGCAGCTCGCCGCCGAGGACTACAAGGTCCTGGCCAAGCCGAGCGAAGCAGATCCGGTGACGTACTTCGGCAAGGTCGAAGACGGCCTGTTCACCGGCATCCTGCATCAATACATGGGGCACGACGGCCGTGCCATGGCCCGCGAAGGTTTCGATGGCGGTCCGGTCTGCACGTCGCGTAACACGCTTGGCGAAGAGCGTGTATCCATGACCACGCCGGCCAAGCCGGCCGTGGGCGCGCAAATCTAG